A genomic segment from Oncorhynchus keta strain PuntledgeMale-10-30-2019 chromosome 9, Oket_V2, whole genome shotgun sequence encodes:
- the LOC118387874 gene encoding mucin-5AC-like isoform X7: MLRRSRISVRPNVRPAGRGPAPASSQDTPPSQEAQAAVSEDLPQAGGQCVKDTTTTAVLEASTESTTPREDGKDPNGEASSSTPSAGLQRRKRFSVMPNLAKPRVAATPALTRSSPRTPKSPVKAGTETPAPTPEAPSQPDSGPPQGMRSPRRRPSGGSRQAKGQPKPRPLSPASPGPTTTSLGNVAVENSSSSQQTPQAPGEGSIQSDLLKKTPIIKVPSTPLEMVPSSSLPDKEGISVSERAKTLVARSVSGGLTGLAPGKSRLSRFLNDPTDLQRLAKARKLRELLRQEMNKEKKRSKAKVCVSEYTLDPSKMTMRDLIYYLPDTNPMTSYLVEEQRENETVLPLTPPREESPERPPTPEAPAEIASQGDEDVDEDEDDDGVMVPRVKVAEDGSLIIDEESLTVEVLRQKGPNPADDRDPIFERGSTTTYSSFRKGTHVKPWSNKETDMFFLAISMVGTDFSMIGQLFPHRGRTEIKNKFKKEERANSWRIDKAFKEKRRLDHEFFTSLLEKILAAEAKRNKNNKSPTEKIRIKKKIKQKEKKAAKQLSDVEEEGLDAEMDTEEVEGEKENENVSNEGTTLSSAPTPKRKRKSRDGGGESSPEEAKDGKKKKIDLITSDQEEAGVPEDSEAGPPESSKQAEEPVEAAMGPVVIKPAQLSRGRSQRPLPNLGRKWGQRGPEPNTKPNVKDGATPTEEENTEEGLSEEQVDKDASPSVSQKEKKKAGKLSSSEEEEEEASDKPIKPTRYGRIPKKTQLLNYPAKEDGDSPSDSAPTPASDGSPSTMPKSKPATRRAKIKPGPALPGRMGQSAARKSKLVTLRASQSEDEDEDEEEVAWREEAQAEEDTHNPTSPEEENQAPAFIPMSLRSPQPVATEVEETMEELDISVNVPDVLGISHDAFCPDSSCERAHAGEMGTVPCEHQLDLLVDVIDFLSPDNMEVSEESYNEAARTLLAIGNLTHLSQAAEAFTAGADDIITEERSNEDQLYQMTPQPTDQSQTSTIPSEYLRVTEASRIAEDSVPVASSTTASVPVTTTTASIPGSKITACVIITTATASVTTTTSSPPVTLTTTASIRVTTSTASVPLPQSSDTPDLETPPIEGPLRQMEGTDIGHASKMESGSEVSEGSEQQTTSQNRRSHFPKVKPNLGRAARTTQPKQTTTTLSEPPQTTTTLSEPPQTTTTLSEPPLEPMLNITTTSEPQPSMIITIEPPLPTESINTESETQPKQRTTTHSKSQTTTTHSKHQPTTNIIPHSGPQPSQRTRVAHSKPQPTLNTTTQSEPPQPTLNSTTNTFSKQQSTQSTTILSQPQPTSSLEQPGPVTLRPIVPESPLTSSEEVNGHDGRKGNTSSSLSAGGSQSGTSDSDQPKQTGPLTRRARLPKPKPNLGLTANVDTRSAVQVPESRPSTEVQTPEEADEVPMEIQQIHQVVPLSDIIDTTQEEIQQIHQVIPHPPIEGPLRQREGTDIGHVSQVESGSEVSESSEQQTTSQSRRSHFPKVKPNLGRAARTTQPKQTTTTLSEPPQTTTTLSEPPQTTTTLSEPPQTTTTLSEPQPIQRTRGVHSKPQPALNTTTQSEPPQPTLNSSTNTLSKQQSTQNTTILSQPQPTSSLEQPGPVTLRPIVPESPLRSSEEVKGHDGPKENSSSSFSAGGSQSATSDSEQPKQTGPPTRRARLPKPKPNLGLTARAATRSAVQVPESRPSTEVQTPEEADEVPMEIQQIHQVSPLCDIIDTTQEEMEQIHQVISLTDVIDSTQGDMSVFTEGSFFSQQCDAVFIQHSETSVSTAPLDQTQSDPDEPIFILSLTEIPVLPAGEESGCTSQTLSEPFLFLPDAGTQLQQSSDIVAPGGGLEKGNAGVLCEVPEPMSVDEVLPQPSYTSIKEVESGSTAGPVGVCASAKPSEDSMADAVSEDTHPPKKRKAPERARRVDKLQVRPNTAVREQTSCSAPAKEAVSPITPDQTPSLTTTTLDTYHLTASSPLAQPGPTVTGTASQQGSVGCFDRTETEHTPTGGEDNSSGAESQAARQITPLAMSGPLSRPGRRPRGFLSFMSNKNASPVAVPPRGTRAAARRPQVNTTRPGGKRAAPEPSTTTRTMPSPSIMHYTTTPTRATRTTTKPDFSTRVTQEKPSDALALHSNPEPSTSLCTTATESSQVPAAQPSASPCVDSGSADEEPINVSQYFFSDIFTEVEENEG; encoded by the exons ATGCTTCGCAGATCCAGGATCAGTGTACGTCCGAACGTCAGGCCAGCAGGCAGAGGGCCAGCCCCAGCCTCCTCCCAGGACACTCCACCTTCCCAGGAGGCTCAAGCTGCAGTCTCCGAGGACCTTCCCCAGGCAGGGGGCCAGTGCGTGAAGGACACCACCACAACTGCAGTGCTAGAAGCCTCCACAGAGTCCACCACACCCAGAGA GGATGGAAAAGACCCAAATGGCGAGGCTTCCAGCAGCACCCCCTCTGCCGGTCTTCAAAGGAGGAAGCGGTTCTCTGTCATGCCAAACCTTGCCAAACCCCGGGTGGCCGCCACCCCAGCCCTCACCCGCTCCTCCCCCAGGACCCCCAAGTCCCCTGTGAAAGCGGGCACTGAGACTCCAGCTCCAACCCCTGAGGCCCCCAGCCAGCCAGATTCTGGACCCCCACAGGGCATGAGATCCCCAAGGCGGAGGCCCTCTGGAGGTAGTAGGCAGGCCAAAGGACAGCCCAAACCCAGGCCACTGTCCCCAGCTTCCCCAGGCCCTACAACAACCTCTCTGGGGAATGTGGCAGTGGAGAACTCATCCTCGTCACAACAGACCCCGCAGGCACCAGGCGAAGGCAGCATCCAATCAGATCTCCTGAAAAAAACACCAATCATTAAAGTTCCATCCACTCCATTAGAGATGGTCCCATCGTCCTCCCTTCCAGACAAAGAGGGTATCTCAGTATCAGAGCGAGCTAAGACTCTGGTCGCCAGGTCTGTGTCTGGTGGGCTCACCGGGCTGGCACCAGGGAAGTCCAGGCTTAGCAGGTTCCTGAATGACCCAACAGACCTACAGAGGCTGGCTAAGGCCCGGAAGCTCAGAGAGCTGCTGAGACAGGAGATGAACAAGGAAAAG AAACGGAGCAAAGCCAAGGTGTGTGTGAGCGAATACACACTAGATCCCTCTAAAATGACCATGAGAGATCTCATCTACTACCTGCCTGATACCAACCCCATGAC GTCTTATCTggtagaggaacagagggagaatgagaCTGTCCTCCCACTCACCCCACCAAGAGAAGA GTCACCTGAAAGACCCCCAACACCGGAGGCCCCAGCTGAGATAGCCAGCCAGGGAGATGAAGATGTAGATGAAGATGAGGATGACGATGGGGTGATGGTCCCGCGGGTGAAGGTGGCAGAAGACGGCTCTCTGATCATCGATGAGGAGAG tttGACGGTGGAGGTCTTGAGGCAGAAAGGGCCCAACCCAGCTGATGATAGAGACCCCATCTTTGAGCGTGGCTCCACAACCACCTACTCAAGCTTCAGGAAGGGGACACACGTCAAGCCCTGGTCCAACAAAG AGACGGACATGTTCTTCCTGGCCATCAGTATGGTGGGAACAGACTTCTCCATGATTGGACAGCTGTTCCCTCACCGCGGTCGCACTGAGATCAAG AACAAGTtcaagaaagaggagagagcaaacagctggaggatAGACAAGGCCTTCA aggAGAAACGCAGGCTGGACCATGAGTTCTTCACTAGTCTCCTGGAGAAGATCTTGGCTGCAGAGGCAAAGAGGAACAAAAATAACAAGTCCCCCACAGAGAAGATAAGGATCAAGAAAAAAATCAAACAGAAAG AAAAGAAAGCAGCGAAGCAGCTGAGcgatgtggaggaggaggggttagacGCGGAGATGGAcacagaggaggtggagggagagaaggaaaacGAGAACGTCTCTAACGAAGGGACCACGCTTTCTTCCGCTCCCACCCCTAAGAGAAAACGCAAAAGTAGGGATGGTGGAGGAGAGTCCTCTCCTGAAGAAGCAAAGGATGGAAAGAAAAAGAAGATTGACCTAATAACAAGTGATCAAG AAGAGGCTGGTGTACCTGAAGATTCTGAGGCAGGGCCTCCAGAGAG TTCAAAGCAGGCAGAAGAGCCTGTGGAAGCAGCCATGGGACCTGTGGTGATCAAACCAGCCCAGTTGTCCCGTGGCCGATCCCAGAGACCTCTTCCTAACCTGGGTAGGAAGTGGGGCCAGAGGGGCCCCGAGCCCAATACCAAGCCTAACGTTAAAGATGGGGCCACACCTACAGAGGAGGAGAACACTGAAGAAGGGCTGTCTGAAGAACAG GTAGATAAAGATGCTTCCCCTTCAGTCAGTcaaaaggagaagaagaaagcTGGTAAACTCTCTTcatctgaggaagaggaggaagaagccaGTGATAAACCCATCAAACCCACCAG GTATGGCAGAATACCCAAAAAGACACAGCTCTTGAATTACCCTGCAAAGGAGGATGGGGACTCGCCCTCAGACTCTGCCCCTACTCCCGCCTCAGACGGATCCCCCTCCACCATGCCCAAATCCAAACCAGCTACCAGGAGGGCCAAAATCAAACCTGGCCCAGCCCTGCCAGGTAGGATGGGCCAATCAGCGGCTAGGAAATCCAAGCTGGTCACCCTTAGGGCGTCCCAGTCTGAAGATGAGGATGAAGATGAGGAAGAAGTAGCATGGAGAGAGGAGGCGCAGGCCGAGGAGGACACCCACAATCCCACAAGCCCAGAGGAGGAGAATCAGGCACCTGCGTTCATTCCCATGAGCCTTCGCTCGCCACAACCTGTCGCCACAGAGGTTGAGGAGACCATGGAGGAG CTCGATATCTCTGTCAACGTGCCTGATGTCCTGGGTATTTCCCATGATGCATTCTGCCCTGACTCGTCATGCGAGCGGGCACACGCTGGTGAAATGGGCACAGTGCCCTGTGAACATCAGTTGGACCTGTTAGTA GATGTGATAGACTTCCTGTCTCCAGATAACATGGAAG TATCTGAGGAGAGCTACAACGAGGCAGCTAGAACCCTTCTGGCCATCGGCAACCTCACCCACCTGTCTCAGGCGGCTGAGGCCTTCACTGCCGGAGCAGATGATATCATCACGGAAGAACGTTCCAATGAGGACCAACTGTACCAGATGACACCACAGCCCACTGACCAATCACAAACTAGCACCATTCCTTCTGAATATCTTAGGGTCACTGAGGCATCACGAATCGCTGAGGATTCTGTACCTGTTGCCTCGTCAACAACAGCCTCTGTTCCTGTCACCACGACAACAGCCTCTATCCCAGGCTCCAAAATAACAGCCTGTGTCATAATTACCACGGCAACAGCCTCAGTCACCACGACAacatcctctcctccagtcaccTTGACAACAACGGCCTCTATCCGAGTCACCACATCAACGGCATCTGTCCCATTGCCTCAGAGCAGTGATACGCCCGATCTAGAAACTCCACCCATAGAGGGGCCTCTCAGACAGATGGAGGGGACTGATATTGGACACGCCTCCAAGATGGAATCAGGTTCTGAAGTGTCAGAGGGCTCAGAGCAACAGACAACCTCACAGAACAGGAGGAGCCACTTCCCTAAGGTCAAACCCAACCTGGGACGGGCTGCCAGGACCACACAACCCAAACAGACTACCACCACACTGTCAGAACCACCACAGACTACCACCACACTGTCAGAACCACCACAGACTACCACCACACTGTCAGAACCACCACTTGAGCCTATGCTGAATATCACCACAACCTCAGAACCACAGCCTTCCATGATTATCACCATAGAGCCACCACTGCCTACTGAGAGTATTAACACAGAGTCAGAAACGCAGCCCAAACAGAGAACTACCACACACTCAAAATCACAAACCACCACCACACACTCCAAGCACCAGCCCACCACAAATATTATCCCACACTCAGGACCACAGCCCAGTCAGAGAACCAGAGTAGCGCATTCAAAACCACAGCCTACATTGAAtaccaccacacagtcagaaccaCCCCAGCCCACACTAAATTCCACCACAAACACATTCTCAAAACAACAATCCACACAGAGTACCACCATACTCTCACAACCACAGCCCACCTCAAGCCTTGAGCAGCCAGGTCCAGTTACACTCAGACCCATAGTCCCAGAGTCCCCTCTGACGTCATCAGAAGAGGTAAATGGTCACGATGGCCGTAAGGGAAATACTTCCTCTTCCCTCAGTGCTGGAGGGTCCCAGTCAGGGACATCAGACTCAGACCAGCCCAAACAGACAGGTCCTCTAACCCGTAGGGCCCGTTTACCTAAACCCAAACCCAACTTGGGTCTCACCGCCAATGTCGATACACGCTCTGCAGTCCAGGTACCAGAAAGCAGGCCAAGCACTGAAGTCCAGACACCAGAGGAAGCTGATGAGGTTCCCATGGAAATACAACAGATCCACCAAGTCGTCCCCCTTTCTGACATCATCGATACGACCCAG GAGGAAATACAACAGATTCACCAAGTCATCCCTCATCCACCCATAGAGGGGCCtctcagacagagggaggggactgATATTGGACACGTCTCTCAGGTGGAATCAGGTTCTGAAGTGTCAGAGAGCTCAGAGCAACAGACAACCTCACAGAGCAGGAGGAGCCACTTCCCTAAGGTCAAACCCAATCTGGGACGGGCTGCCAGGACCACACAACCCAAACAGACGACCACTACACTGTCAGAACCACCACAGACTACCACTACACTGTCAGAACCACCACAGACTACCACCACACTGTCAGAACCACCACAGACTACCACCACACTCTCAGAACCACAGCCCATTCAGAGAACCAGAGGAGTGCATTCAAAACCACAGCCTGCATTGAAtaccaccacacagtcagaaccaCCCCAGCCCACACTAAATTCCAGCACAAACACACTCTCAAAACAACAATCCACACAGAATACCACCATACTCTCACAACCACAGCCCACCTCAAGCCTTGAGCAGCCAGGTCCAGTTACACTCAGACCCATagtcccagagtcacctctgagGTCATCAGAAGAGGTGAAAGGTCACGATGGCCCTAAGGAAAATAGTTCATCTTCCTTCAGTGCTGGAGGGTCCCAGTCAGCGACATCAGACTCGGAACAGCCCAAACAGACAGGTCCCCCAACCAGGAGGGCCCGTTTACCTAAACCCAAACCCAACTTGGGTCTCACCGCCAGAGCCGCTACGCGCTCTGCAGTCCAGGTACCAGAAAGCAGGCCAAGCACTGAAGTCCAGACACCAGAGGAAGCTGATGAGGTTCCCATGGAAATACAACAGATCCACCAAGTCTCCCCCCTTTGTGACATCATCGACACGACCCAG GAGGAAATGGAACAGATTCACCAAGTCATCTCTCTTACTGACGTTATTGATTCTACCCAG GGCGATATGTCTGTCTTTACGGAGGGAAGCTTTTTCTCGCAACAATGTGATGCTGTCTTCATACAGCACTCAGAAACGTCTGTGTCGACTGCTCCGTTGGACCAGACCCAGTCAGACCCGGATGAGCCTATATTCATCCTCTCCCTGACTGAAATCCCAGTGCTCCCCGCAGGGGAGGAGAGTGGCTGCACATCCCAGACCCTCTCTGAGCCTTTCCTTTTTCTACCAGACGCAGGCACTCAACTGCAGCAGAG caGTGATATTGTTGCCCCCGGAGGTGGTTTGGAGAAAGGGAATGCTGGTGTCCTTTGTGAAGTCCCTGAGCCTATGTCAGTGGATGAGGTCCTTCCTCAACCCTCATACACCAGTATCAAGGAAGTGGAGTCTGGCTCCACGGCGGGTCCAGTAGGTGTGTGTGCCTCGGCCAAACCCTCAGAAGACTCCATGGCTGATGCGGTGAGTGAGGACACGCATCCTCCTAAGAAGAGGAAagcgccagagagagccaggagag TAGACAAACTGCAGGTGAGACCTAACACTGCAGTAAGGGAACAGACCAGTTGTTCGGCCCCTGCCAAGGAGGCTGTGTCACCCATTACCCCAGACCAGACACCCTCTTTGACCACTACCACCCTAGACACTTACCACCTCACTGCCTCCAGTCCCCTGGCCCAGCCAGGCCCCACCGTCACGGGAACTGCATCACAGCAGGGGAGTGTGGGCTGTTTCGATCGTACAGAGACCGAGCACACGCCGACTGGAGGGGAGGACAATAGTTCAGGGGCGGAGTCTCAGGCTGCCCGTCAAATTACACCGCTGGCTATGAGTGGCCCCTTGAGCAG GCCTGGTAGGAGACCCAGAGGATTCCTGTCTTTCATGTCCAATAAGAACGCCTCCCCTGTAGCTGTTCCCCCCCGAGGTACCAGAGCAGCCGCTCGGAGGCCCCAGGTCAACACCACCCGCCCAGGGGGGAAACGGGCTGCTCCTGAACCTTCCACCACAACCAGAACCATGCCTTCACCTTCCATAATGCattacaccaccacccccacTAGAGCCACCAGAACCACCACTAAGCCAGATTTTTCCACCAGGGTGACTCAGGAAAAACCCTCTGATGCCCTGGCCTTACACTCAAACCCAGAGCCCAGTACTTCCCTGTGTACTACAGCTACTGAG tcCTCTCAGGTGCCAGCCGCCCAGCCCAGTGCGTCTCCCTGTGTGGACAGCGGTTCAGCAGACGAGGAACCCATCAACGTGTCCCAGTACTTCTTCAGTGACATCTTCACCGAGGTCGAGGAGAATGAGGGATGA